GAAATCCCCGCTCAAGACCTCACCCGGATGGACCGGGGGCAACAGGGCTCGCATCGTCGTTCGCCCCTTAGTGGTAGTCTGTGATCTCGACATCGTACGCGTCACCCTTCCGCCAGACGAAACACCCCCGCCACTGGTCACTGATTCGGATGCTGTGCTGCCCCTGACGGTCGCCGGATAGCTTCTCGAGCTTGTTGCCTGGTGGTATGCGCAGGTCTGCAAGGTCGG
The nucleotide sequence above comes from Armatimonadia bacterium. Encoded proteins:
- a CDS encoding type II toxin-antitoxin system RelE/ParE family toxin, with protein sequence MIRSFRDRDTEMLFRRLRPRRLPEAVLRTSLRKLAMLHAATDLADLRIPPGNKLEKLSGDRQGQHSIRISDQWRGCFVWRKGDAYDVEITDYH